Proteins encoded together in one Allomeiothermus silvanus DSM 9946 window:
- a CDS encoding MarR family winged helix-turn-helix transcriptional regulator, with product MIVLAEPEIKAELPLPAELLPYLGFVLSKATASLHGWVNAELAGLRLDFKQVGFLALLYLQGPQSQIELGRKLRIDRTTVVGMVDDLEAKGYLERQPNPHDRRAYRLVLTPSGRRAIEQAEKIVLRTQEEFLSPLQPGERETLLALLRRLI from the coding sequence GTGATTGTTTTGGCCGAACCGGAAATCAAGGCCGAGTTGCCACTTCCCGCAGAACTCCTGCCCTATCTCGGCTTCGTGCTGTCCAAGGCCACTGCTTCCCTGCATGGGTGGGTCAACGCGGAGCTGGCCGGTTTGCGGCTGGACTTTAAGCAGGTCGGTTTCCTCGCCCTGCTCTACTTGCAAGGACCGCAATCCCAGATAGAGCTGGGGCGCAAGCTGCGCATCGACCGCACCACCGTGGTAGGGATGGTAGACGACCTCGAGGCCAAAGGCTACCTCGAGCGCCAACCCAACCCCCACGACCGCCGGGCTTACCGCCTGGTGCTCACCCCCTCCGGCAGAAGAGCCATCGAGCAGGCTGAGAAGATCGTGCTGCGCACCCAGGAGGAGTTTCTTTCCCCGCTGCAGCCCGGCGAGCGCGAAACCCTCCTGGCCTTGCTGCGCCGCCTGATCTAA
- a CDS encoding YhgE/Pip domain-containing protein translates to MPPSFQTSSSPTAKLGFWSFLARELVHVGSNRQVVLLLLGIALLPALFALIQITSAWDPYGNLAHLPVGLVNLDAGTRFANERIDLGQELEKSLLEKKNFDFKIYPSAQAARSAVDRGEVYFAVIIPPGFSTQALQGRGEHPANLVLVSAEGNSYFASTIGKRFAITLSDSVNATLEEKRWIAVLHTSSGLAQLKQALGELRGGASQLLAGASALHSGSQALAQGIAAASNGAAQLHQGAQTLSQGVGALTDGMNRLSNGIRTVVGRLPSEAQLDQLDSGSQHLADGASRLSHGLHELEGGSAQLASGSAQLKDGLGQLAQGSVMLAEKSQELSRGLAKLDALKLGGPNSPLSKGIAEAYTGSLALHQGAAAIAEKTAQAASGATSLNAGATRLSQGMSEADTASRELAAGAQQLGQGVQALVSGTRQLNSGMQSMAARLPGEGDLVRLSNGAQELSQKSGELSQGLNKLAAGSQQLSAGSGKLESGAERLSRGIELVYQKIPASSPLSGDARGLATSVVPRNENLHPVPNNGLATAPLFAGFSLWMGVLILSMFFNYSHLPETARGESQLAKVLVKLAPAALIAVAQALATGGIIAFLMRGAVANRFGFFLVLLLGALAFMAVAGAIMLLLGGAGRALVSLLLILQFVSAGGNFPIELSPPFFRLIHPWLPVTHLLEAMRATLFGSYAGDWFHPALTLLAFMVGGLVLATLAGRRWVYVKDEEYRLEPALLS, encoded by the coding sequence ATGCCACCGTCTTTCCAGACTTCCTCCTCCCCTACGGCAAAACTTGGCTTTTGGAGTTTTCTGGCCCGTGAACTGGTCCATGTAGGGTCCAACCGCCAGGTGGTGCTGTTGCTGCTGGGCATCGCCTTGCTACCCGCGCTGTTCGCCCTGATCCAGATCACCAGCGCCTGGGATCCCTACGGCAATCTGGCGCATCTGCCGGTGGGACTGGTCAACCTCGATGCGGGAACCCGTTTCGCCAACGAGCGGATAGATCTCGGCCAAGAACTCGAAAAAAGCTTGCTGGAGAAGAAAAACTTTGACTTCAAGATCTACCCCTCCGCCCAGGCCGCGCGTTCCGCGGTGGATCGGGGCGAGGTGTACTTCGCCGTGATCATCCCCCCCGGTTTCAGCACCCAGGCCCTGCAAGGGCGGGGGGAACACCCGGCCAACCTCGTCCTGGTGAGCGCAGAGGGAAATAGCTACTTCGCTTCGACCATCGGCAAGCGTTTTGCCATCACGCTCAGCGACAGCGTCAACGCCACCCTCGAGGAAAAGCGCTGGATCGCGGTACTGCACACCTCGAGCGGGCTAGCGCAACTCAAGCAAGCCCTGGGGGAGCTACGCGGGGGAGCCAGCCAGCTGCTAGCAGGCGCCAGCGCCTTGCATAGCGGCAGCCAGGCGCTGGCCCAGGGCATCGCAGCCGCCTCCAACGGGGCCGCCCAGCTCCATCAGGGGGCGCAAACCCTCAGCCAGGGGGTGGGTGCCCTCACCGACGGGATGAACCGGCTCTCCAACGGGATCCGCACGGTTGTGGGCAGGTTGCCCAGCGAAGCCCAGCTCGACCAGCTGGATAGCGGCAGCCAACATCTCGCAGACGGCGCATCCCGGCTTTCTCACGGCTTGCACGAGCTCGAGGGCGGCAGCGCTCAGCTGGCCTCGGGCAGCGCCCAGCTCAAAGACGGCCTGGGACAGTTGGCCCAGGGCAGCGTAATGCTGGCTGAGAAAAGCCAAGAACTCTCCCGCGGACTGGCCAAGCTGGACGCGCTCAAACTGGGCGGCCCCAACAGCCCCCTCTCAAAGGGCATCGCCGAGGCCTACACGGGTTCGCTGGCCTTGCACCAGGGGGCTGCGGCCATCGCCGAAAAGACTGCCCAAGCTGCCTCCGGGGCGACAAGCCTCAACGCAGGAGCCACCCGCCTCTCGCAGGGAATGAGCGAGGCCGATACCGCCAGCCGAGAACTGGCCGCCGGTGCTCAGCAGCTAGGCCAGGGGGTCCAGGCTTTGGTGAGTGGCACGCGGCAGCTCAATAGCGGGATGCAGAGCATGGCCGCACGGCTACCCGGCGAAGGCGATCTGGTGCGCCTGAGTAACGGCGCACAGGAGCTAAGCCAGAAATCCGGCGAGCTTAGCCAGGGCCTGAACAAGCTCGCCGCAGGCAGCCAACAGCTCAGCGCCGGGAGCGGGAAGCTCGAAAGCGGGGCGGAAAGGCTGTCTCGAGGAATCGAGCTGGTCTACCAAAAAATCCCTGCGTCCAGCCCGCTGAGCGGAGACGCCCGTGGACTGGCCACCTCGGTCGTACCCCGCAACGAGAATCTGCACCCGGTGCCCAACAATGGCCTCGCCACCGCGCCCTTGTTTGCAGGCTTCTCGCTGTGGATGGGGGTGCTGATTTTGAGCATGTTCTTCAACTACAGCCACCTCCCCGAGACGGCGCGGGGAGAAAGCCAGCTGGCCAAGGTGCTGGTAAAGCTCGCCCCAGCAGCCCTCATCGCCGTAGCCCAGGCCCTCGCTACCGGCGGAATCATCGCATTTCTGATGCGCGGCGCGGTAGCCAACCGGTTTGGATTTTTCCTGGTACTGCTCCTGGGGGCGCTGGCCTTTATGGCGGTGGCCGGAGCCATCATGCTGCTGCTAGGCGGAGCGGGGCGGGCGCTGGTCTCGCTGCTGTTGATCCTGCAGTTCGTCTCCGCCGGGGGTAACTTCCCTATCGAGCTTTCGCCGCCCTTTTTCCGCTTGATCCACCCCTGGCTCCCGGTCACCCACCTGCTCGAGGCCATGCGCGCTACGCTGTTTGGCTCCTATGCGGGAGACTGGTTCCACCCCGCTTTGACCCTGCTCGCTTTCATGGTAGGGGGGCTGGTTCTGGCTACCCTGGCCGGGCGGCGCTGGGTGTACGTCAAAGACGAGGAGTACCGGCTCGAGCCGGCGCTGCTGAGCTAA
- a CDS encoding fatty acid desaturase yields MDTSKLQPKDWIPLIKPYAKPDLRRSLHQVGNTLLPLLLLFYLAYLALSVSVVLTLALDFVAALFVVRLFILQHDAGHGSFFPKKWANDLLGFFAGILTLVPYHHWQLSHARHHATSGNLDKRGVGDIYTLTLTEYLRASPWERLKYRIYRNPLVMFLVGPIYTFMLSYRLPLGFGADKPLVRNSVALTNLFLVLLWVGIALGFGLKTLLWVYLPIQYFAGMVGIFLFYVQHQFEDAYWEHDPRWEHLKSAMEGSTYLKLPKPLQWLTGNIGFHHIHHLSPKIPNYNLERVQQEVDLVQVAPTVTLRDAFAIAFADLHLHDEESRKLMGFREAGRRIREARRAQAKSGYPGYQSAP; encoded by the coding sequence ATGGATACGAGCAAGTTGCAACCCAAGGACTGGATCCCCCTCATCAAGCCCTATGCCAAGCCGGATCTGAGGCGCAGTCTCCACCAGGTAGGCAACACCCTATTGCCCCTTCTCTTGCTGTTTTACCTGGCCTACTTGGCGCTGTCGGTCTCTGTGGTGCTGACCCTGGCCCTGGACTTTGTGGCCGCGCTTTTCGTAGTACGCTTGTTCATCTTGCAGCACGATGCGGGCCACGGATCATTCTTCCCCAAAAAGTGGGCCAACGATCTGCTGGGCTTCTTCGCCGGGATACTGACTTTGGTGCCCTACCACCACTGGCAACTCTCCCATGCCCGCCACCACGCCACCAGCGGCAACCTGGACAAGCGGGGAGTGGGCGATATCTACACCTTGACCCTAACAGAATACCTGCGCGCTTCCCCCTGGGAGCGCCTCAAGTACCGGATTTACCGAAATCCCCTGGTGATGTTCCTGGTCGGGCCCATCTACACCTTTATGCTCTCCTATCGCCTTCCTTTGGGTTTCGGCGCCGATAAACCCTTGGTGCGCAACTCCGTGGCCCTTACCAACCTTTTTTTGGTCCTCCTCTGGGTGGGAATCGCCCTGGGGTTCGGCCTAAAGACCCTGCTTTGGGTCTACCTGCCCATCCAGTACTTCGCCGGGATGGTGGGGATCTTCCTCTTCTACGTCCAACATCAATTCGAGGACGCCTATTGGGAACACGACCCCCGCTGGGAACACCTGAAGTCGGCCATGGAAGGCAGCACCTATCTGAAGCTCCCCAAGCCGCTGCAGTGGCTCACTGGGAATATCGGTTTCCACCACATCCATCACCTCTCTCCCAAAATCCCCAACTACAATCTGGAAAGGGTACAGCAAGAGGTGGATCTCGTCCAGGTGGCCCCTACGGTCACCCTAAGGGATGCCTTCGCCATCGCCTTTGCCGACTTACACCTGCACGATGAGGAAAGCCGCAAGCTCATGGGCTTCCGCGAGGCCGGCCGCCGTATCAGGGAAGCGCGACGGGCCCAGGCAAAAAGCGGGTATCCCGGTTACCAATCCGCGCCTTAA
- a CDS encoding PIN domain-containing protein: MEDALEHGVLSAVTFTEVLGKLVGKGVPADQAEADLDELGLEVVDYDRELAKVAAYFYARRNPYNLSLGACAVLALGEHLGLPILTGEQAWAKLPGLRVKVRLIRKVMP; encoded by the coding sequence TTGGAAGATGCGCTCGAGCACGGAGTCCTTTCCGCTGTGACCTTCACCGAGGTGCTGGGCAAACTGGTGGGTAAAGGCGTACCTGCAGACCAGGCCGAGGCCGACCTCGACGAGTTGGGCCTCGAGGTGGTGGATTACGACCGAGAATTGGCGAAGGTAGCAGCCTACTTCTATGCCCGCAGGAACCCCTACAACCTCAGCCTCGGGGCCTGCGCCGTGCTGGCCTTGGGCGAGCACCTGGGGCTGCCCATCCTTACTGGCGAGCAGGCGTGGGCCAAGCTGCCGGGGCTGCGGGTCAAGGTGCGGCTGATCCGTAAAGTTATGCCATAA
- a CDS encoding integrase core domain-containing protein, giving the protein MQFTTVGREIWRGARQAQRLAEANASDPEVQERLRKLRLVKALRESKKSWKEIQDLVGISRATYHRWQKALKEKGLAGLKPRSRRPKHLRTKVHWTPGLLIRIETLRKENPTWGRWSIWLTLRKEGFQMSERTVGRILAYLEKHRRIESVAGYLARTQRGKLKRRVNRPYAKRKPRGYEARAPGDLVQVDTLTLTLGPGSMVKHFSAIDLHSRFVLAEVHSRATAKLSEGFLSLLLARAPFPIRAIQVDGGSEFMAEFEEACCALGIALFVLPPRSPKLNGHVERMQRTFKEEFYTRPLPTPLSELQAELDTYLDYYNRRRPHMALGGLAPLEFLAKMQEESVPQRVSNVLTDYRMLAVLP; this is encoded by the coding sequence GTGCAGTTTACCACCGTTGGCCGAGAGATATGGAGAGGCGCTAGACAAGCACAGAGGCTGGCCGAGGCCAACGCAAGCGACCCAGAGGTCCAGGAACGTCTGCGCAAGCTCCGACTGGTCAAAGCCCTGCGTGAAAGTAAAAAGAGCTGGAAGGAGATCCAGGACCTGGTCGGGATCAGCCGGGCCACCTACCACCGCTGGCAAAAAGCCCTAAAAGAAAAGGGCCTGGCTGGACTCAAACCCCGCTCCCGCCGCCCTAAGCACCTGCGCACAAAGGTCCACTGGACCCCAGGGCTGCTCATTAGAATAGAAACTCTCCGCAAGGAAAACCCCACCTGGGGACGCTGGTCCATCTGGCTTACCCTCCGCAAGGAGGGTTTCCAGATGAGCGAACGCACGGTGGGGCGCATCCTGGCCTACCTGGAGAAGCACCGACGTATCGAGAGCGTGGCCGGCTACCTGGCCCGGACTCAAAGAGGGAAGCTAAAGCGAAGGGTAAACCGGCCCTACGCCAAAAGGAAGCCCCGAGGATACGAGGCCAGGGCTCCTGGGGACCTGGTCCAGGTGGACACCCTCACCCTGACCTTAGGACCGGGAAGCATGGTCAAGCACTTCTCGGCGATTGACCTCCATAGCCGGTTTGTCCTGGCGGAGGTGCACAGCCGGGCCACGGCTAAGCTTTCTGAGGGGTTCTTGTCCTTGCTTCTGGCCAGGGCCCCTTTTCCCATCCGGGCCATCCAGGTGGATGGGGGCAGCGAGTTCATGGCCGAGTTTGAGGAGGCCTGCTGTGCTCTGGGGATTGCCTTGTTTGTGCTACCGCCGAGGAGTCCTAAACTCAATGGTCACGTGGAGCGGATGCAGCGGACCTTCAAGGAGGAGTTCTACACCCGGCCTTTGCCCACCCCGCTCAGCGAGCTGCAGGCAGAGCTGGATACCTACCTGGACTACTACAACCGCCGAAGGCCTCACATGGCCCTGGGGGGTCTTGCTCCGCTGGAGTTTTTGGCTAAGATGCAAGAGGAGTCGGTTCCTCAAAGAGTCTCAAATGTGTTGACCGATTACAGGATGTTGGCAGTGTTGCCCTAA
- a CDS encoding ABC transporter substrate-binding protein — MKGQAQSKTLNTIALPPDWANYGEIMATFTKKYGITINNASPNASSAEELQALRSLKGQSRAPDVVDVGPSFAIQGKQEGLFAPYKVSTWDSIPANMKDPDGYWYGDYFGVISFGVNASVVKKVPKTWADLKDPAYKGQIALNGSPLTAGAAFAGVWAAALANGGSLDDITPGIDFFAQLKKMGNYIPVDATPATVQTGQTPIVVDWDYLNLGYSKEFAGKLDWRVSVPEDGVYGSYYCQAISAFAPNPASARQWMEFLYSDEGQLLFLKGYAHPVRFNDMLRRKVIPTELLAKLPPSEPYTKVRFATQEQLKKAQETLKAQWAAKVG, encoded by the coding sequence ATGAAAGGGCAGGCGCAGAGCAAGACCCTCAATACCATCGCCCTGCCCCCCGACTGGGCCAACTACGGCGAGATCATGGCGACGTTCACCAAGAAGTATGGCATTACCATCAACAACGCCTCGCCCAACGCCAGCTCTGCAGAGGAGTTGCAGGCCTTGCGCTCGCTCAAGGGCCAAAGCCGCGCCCCCGACGTGGTTGACGTAGGGCCGTCATTCGCTATTCAAGGTAAGCAGGAAGGGCTGTTCGCGCCCTATAAGGTGAGCACCTGGGACTCCATCCCCGCCAACATGAAAGACCCCGATGGCTACTGGTATGGCGATTATTTTGGGGTGATCTCCTTCGGCGTCAACGCCAGCGTGGTCAAGAAAGTGCCCAAGACCTGGGCTGACCTTAAGGATCCAGCGTACAAGGGCCAGATCGCTCTCAACGGCAGCCCGCTCACCGCCGGGGCTGCTTTTGCCGGGGTATGGGCAGCCGCGCTCGCCAACGGGGGTTCACTCGACGACATCACCCCCGGCATTGATTTCTTTGCCCAACTCAAGAAAATGGGCAACTACATTCCTGTGGATGCCACCCCGGCCACCGTACAGACCGGCCAGACTCCCATCGTGGTGGACTGGGACTACCTCAACCTAGGCTACTCCAAGGAGTTCGCCGGCAAGCTTGACTGGAGAGTGAGCGTGCCCGAAGACGGGGTGTATGGCAGTTACTATTGTCAAGCCATCAGCGCCTTTGCGCCCAATCCGGCCAGCGCCCGGCAGTGGATGGAGTTTCTCTACTCCGATGAAGGGCAGCTCTTATTCCTCAAAGGCTATGCCCATCCGGTGCGTTTCAACGATATGCTGCGGCGTAAGGTCATCCCCACTGAGTTGCTCGCCAAGCTGCCACCCAGCGAGCCTTATACCAAAGTACGCTTCGCCACCCAAGAGCAGCTCAAGAAGGCCCAGGAAACCCTCAAAGCCCAGTGGGCCGCCAAGGTGGGCTAG
- a CDS encoding ABC transporter permease: protein MEWLNRLLFSGPLLLFVGAFLLLPSLQLGYLALSDGHGGLTVRYLEALGQPQYRVAFQNSILLSGTTAVLGGILGTMLAFLTSAGRGWLAEAVTAFNGVAANFAGVPLAFAFIATLGTTGLLTQFLRQALGLDLYGLGFSLFSYWGLVVVYLYFQIPLMFLVMAPVVSGLRREWREAAYGLGATPFQYWTRVVFPLILPATLAGTILLFGNAFSAYATPYALTSGVLPLVPLQIGSALQGNVSADPQQGAALALGMVALMLASLGLYLALARRHSRWRNQ from the coding sequence ATGGAGTGGCTTAACCGGTTATTGTTTTCTGGACCGCTGTTGCTATTTGTGGGGGCATTTCTCCTGCTGCCCAGCTTGCAGCTTGGGTATTTGGCGCTGTCTGACGGGCACGGGGGGCTGACGGTACGCTACCTCGAGGCCCTCGGTCAACCACAATACCGGGTGGCATTCCAAAATAGCATACTCCTAAGCGGAACTACCGCGGTCTTAGGGGGCATTCTAGGGACCATGCTGGCTTTTTTGACCAGTGCTGGCCGGGGGTGGCTAGCCGAGGCGGTAACTGCTTTCAACGGGGTGGCGGCCAACTTCGCCGGGGTTCCGCTGGCTTTCGCCTTTATCGCCACTTTGGGCACTACCGGACTGCTCACCCAGTTCCTCCGGCAAGCGCTGGGGCTGGATCTCTACGGCCTCGGGTTCAGCTTGTTCTCGTACTGGGGGCTAGTGGTGGTGTATTTGTACTTTCAGATCCCGCTGATGTTTCTGGTGATGGCTCCGGTGGTCAGCGGGCTGCGCCGCGAGTGGCGCGAAGCCGCGTACGGGCTGGGAGCTACGCCATTTCAGTACTGGACCCGGGTGGTGTTCCCCCTCATCCTGCCGGCGACCCTAGCAGGTACTATCTTGCTCTTCGGCAACGCCTTTTCGGCCTATGCCACTCCCTACGCGCTCACCTCGGGAGTATTGCCCCTGGTGCCTTTGCAAATCGGTAGCGCCTTGCAGGGTAACGTCTCCGCCGACCCGCAGCAAGGAGCGGCGCTGGCTTTGGGCATGGTGGCCTTGATGTTGGCGTCGCTAGGTCTTTACTTAGCCCTCGCGCGGCGCCATTCGCGCTGGAGAAACCAATGA
- a CDS encoding ABC transporter permease: MTRRLLLALFGLYFLLPLLATAIYSLWAGGQRYDLSAYARILGDPQFRSSFTLSFTLAVETVVLSLLLLIPAVFWANLRWPGLRALLEVVSVMPFVVPPIALVGGLTALYKGPAWWIGSPQFLIVGYTVLALPYTYRALDAGMRAIDLKTLSEAALSLGSSWLGLLLRVVVPCILPSILSAALLTLAIVMGEFTFANVLLFNTFAVYINYVGQTQGTGAAALSLLSFALTWLAMIAILRSGRQGQPSLGGGR; the protein is encoded by the coding sequence ATGACCCGCCGCTTGCTGCTGGCCTTGTTCGGGCTGTATTTCCTCCTGCCCCTCTTGGCGACGGCGATCTACAGCTTGTGGGCGGGAGGACAGCGCTACGATCTGTCAGCCTACGCGCGCATTTTGGGGGATCCACAATTTCGTAGCAGTTTCACCCTTTCCTTTACCCTGGCGGTGGAGACGGTAGTGCTGTCGCTCTTGTTGCTGATCCCGGCAGTGTTCTGGGCCAATCTGCGCTGGCCCGGGCTTCGCGCACTGCTGGAGGTGGTCTCGGTCATGCCCTTTGTGGTGCCCCCCATCGCGCTGGTGGGGGGACTGACGGCACTGTACAAAGGCCCAGCGTGGTGGATCGGCAGTCCGCAGTTTTTGATTGTGGGATACACTGTGCTGGCCTTGCCTTATACCTACCGTGCTCTAGACGCGGGGATGCGTGCGATCGATCTCAAAACCCTGAGCGAAGCCGCTCTTAGCCTGGGGTCGAGCTGGCTGGGACTGCTGTTGCGGGTGGTGGTGCCCTGCATCCTGCCCTCCATCCTGAGCGCTGCCTTGCTCACCCTAGCGATCGTTATGGGTGAATTCACCTTTGCCAACGTGCTGCTGTTCAATACCTTCGCGGTCTATATCAACTACGTGGGGCAGACCCAGGGCACCGGAGCAGCAGCGCTCTCGCTGCTAAGCTTCGCGCTCACCTGGCTGGCGATGATTGCAATACTGCGTAGTGGCCGCCAGGGGCAGCCCAGCCTGGGAGGAGGTCGCTGA
- a CDS encoding ABC transporter ATP-binding protein: MAALRLEGLRRRFGNVEALAAFNLEVASGELVTLLGPSGCGKTTLLRIVAGFEQPDAGQVWLEGEDITKTPPNRRHMGMVFQAYSLFPNMSAEENVRFGLRLRGLSRAEQEQRLSELFRLIGLEDVRKRYPHQLSGGQQQRIALARALAPRPKVLLMDEPLSALDAQVRQTLREEIRRIQQAEKITTLFVTHDQEEALTLSDRVVVMNRGKIEQVGSPREVYLRPASAFVAGFVGVSSVLEGEWLTGNRVRTAAGSLIVAPGEHPVGAKVKVFLRPENLRLAKPGGEGLEGRIEENVFMGSFVRVRVRLRDGQSLWIDQGLEEAVQWQIGDEVKVDNASSLGHGVVVLG; this comes from the coding sequence ATGGCGGCGCTGCGCCTGGAAGGGCTGCGGCGCCGCTTTGGGAATGTCGAGGCATTAGCAGCCTTCAACCTCGAGGTGGCCTCGGGAGAACTGGTGACTTTGCTGGGGCCCTCTGGCTGCGGCAAGACTACTCTGCTGCGTATCGTAGCCGGGTTCGAGCAGCCCGACGCCGGTCAGGTCTGGCTCGAAGGGGAGGACATCACCAAGACGCCGCCTAACCGCCGTCATATGGGGATGGTCTTCCAGGCGTATAGCCTCTTTCCCAACATGAGCGCAGAGGAGAACGTACGCTTCGGCCTGCGGCTGCGTGGCCTCAGCCGGGCCGAACAGGAGCAGCGTCTGTCCGAGTTGTTCCGCCTCATTGGGCTTGAGGATGTGCGCAAGCGCTACCCTCACCAACTCTCCGGTGGGCAGCAGCAACGCATCGCCTTAGCCAGGGCGCTGGCCCCTAGGCCCAAGGTGCTGCTGATGGACGAACCACTCTCGGCGCTAGATGCTCAGGTGCGCCAAACCCTGCGGGAGGAGATCCGCCGTATCCAGCAAGCCGAGAAGATCACTACCCTATTCGTAACCCACGATCAGGAGGAAGCCCTCACCCTCTCAGACCGGGTAGTGGTGATGAACCGCGGCAAAATCGAGCAAGTCGGTTCGCCCCGTGAGGTGTACCTGCGTCCAGCTTCGGCCTTCGTAGCCGGATTCGTGGGGGTCTCCTCGGTGTTGGAAGGAGAATGGCTTACGGGCAACCGCGTACGTACCGCGGCAGGTAGCCTAATAGTGGCTCCTGGAGAGCATCCGGTTGGTGCGAAGGTAAAGGTGTTCCTCAGGCCCGAGAACCTCAGGCTGGCGAAGCCCGGTGGGGAGGGCCTCGAGGGGCGCATCGAGGAGAACGTCTTCATGGGATCTTTCGTGCGGGTGCGGGTCAGGTTGCGCGATGGCCAGTCGCTTTGGATTGATCAGGGGCTCGAGGAGGCGGTACAGTGGCAGATCGGTGACGAAGTCAAGGTGGACAACGCCAGCTCGCTAGGCCATGGTGTAGTTGTCCTCGGTTGA
- a CDS encoding IS256 family transposase codes for MGKRTKVAASPIGEHLEARSSSPTWETLRDWLRGKIRELMQGLLEEEVTEFLGRARYERRAAVDACGYRNGYGKPRKLTTSMGTIEVRRPRVRGVEERFESRILPLFARRTREVSELLPELYLHGLAEGDFDLALRGLLGEEAALSARTVARLKERWQAEWEAWRTQRLDDRAVVYLWVDGVYVKAGLERERAALLVAIAALSDGRKVVVAVVPGYRESVESWSEVLRDLRERGMNAPRLVIGDGHLGIWGALRNVWPEADEQRCWNHKVLNVLEQLPRHQQAVAKPMLGAIAYAPTRAEAERKGKEFEAWCHRHGYGKAAQTLGRDWERMVTFYRYPKEHWRHLRTTNVIESPFAALRLRTDAAKRFKKVERATAVIWKMLMVAQKRFRRLNAPELLAKVHAGVRYEDGIEVTQEEVAA; via the coding sequence ATGGGGAAGCGTACCAAAGTGGCTGCTTCGCCGATAGGCGAACACCTTGAGGCCCGTTCGTCATCTCCCACCTGGGAGACGTTGCGGGATTGGCTGAGGGGGAAGATCCGGGAGTTGATGCAGGGGCTGCTGGAGGAGGAAGTGACGGAATTTCTGGGCCGTGCCCGGTATGAGAGGCGGGCGGCCGTCGATGCGTGCGGTTACCGCAACGGCTACGGCAAGCCGCGGAAGCTGACGACCTCCATGGGCACCATCGAGGTGCGGCGGCCCCGGGTCCGGGGGGTGGAGGAGCGGTTCGAGAGCCGGATTCTCCCCCTGTTCGCCCGGCGCACGAGGGAGGTCTCGGAGCTGTTGCCCGAGCTGTACCTGCACGGGCTGGCCGAGGGCGACTTCGACCTGGCCCTGCGGGGGCTGCTCGGAGAGGAGGCGGCGCTTTCGGCCCGGACGGTAGCCCGCCTGAAGGAGCGGTGGCAGGCGGAGTGGGAGGCCTGGCGCACGCAGCGGCTGGACGACCGGGCGGTGGTCTACCTGTGGGTGGACGGGGTGTACGTGAAGGCGGGCTTGGAGCGCGAGCGGGCGGCGCTCTTGGTGGCCATCGCCGCCTTGTCGGATGGCCGCAAGGTGGTGGTGGCGGTCGTACCCGGGTACCGGGAGTCGGTGGAGAGCTGGTCGGAAGTGCTGCGGGACCTGCGGGAGCGGGGGATGAACGCGCCGCGGCTGGTGATCGGGGACGGGCACCTGGGGATCTGGGGGGCACTGCGCAACGTGTGGCCGGAGGCCGACGAGCAGCGGTGCTGGAACCACAAGGTGCTCAATGTGCTGGAGCAGTTGCCGCGCCACCAGCAGGCCGTGGCCAAGCCCATGCTGGGGGCCATCGCCTACGCGCCGACCCGGGCGGAGGCGGAACGGAAGGGCAAGGAGTTCGAGGCCTGGTGTCACCGGCACGGCTACGGCAAGGCGGCGCAGACGCTGGGGCGGGACTGGGAGCGGATGGTGACCTTCTACCGGTACCCCAAGGAGCACTGGCGCCACCTGCGGACCACGAACGTGATCGAATCGCCCTTCGCCGCACTGCGGCTGCGGACGGATGCGGCCAAGCGGTTCAAGAAGGTGGAACGGGCCACGGCAGTGATCTGGAAGATGCTGATGGTGGCCCAAAAGAGGTTCCGGCGGTTGAATGCCCCGGAGTTGCTGGCCAAGGTCCACGCCGGGGTGCGCTACGAGGACGGCATCGAGGTCACCCAGGAGGAGGTCGCTGCCTGA